A genomic segment from Paraburkholderia sabiae encodes:
- a CDS encoding ATPase produces MSAVAETDLEKTLAVNSAVPSDAHASADVEGQADVELELNQMEADADRLHKEGVISSDEANLKLAEVAKTRKLFRDLPASDRIAIIKRRREIGRQLMERQLSGAAVVPAHVRLNHTRLKPLFEQWWPYLNRMSVNMQRFGDSTFGVEDKKSVNKFFDKQIDAIEAHVEEVTRVTEGYRQQKEAELRQAGEFVFEPSIPMPALDMQVEVYSRFSMRVLTAITKFDHAMDHFDFMVWNGIRDQSDVDDETVRFLKKVNPLGVRGYMTHLRLMTTVRGL; encoded by the coding sequence ATGAGCGCTGTGGCAGAAACCGATCTGGAAAAAACGCTGGCTGTGAATTCCGCAGTTCCGTCCGACGCGCACGCAAGCGCGGATGTCGAAGGCCAAGCCGACGTCGAGCTGGAACTTAACCAGATGGAAGCCGACGCCGACCGCCTGCACAAGGAAGGCGTTATTTCCAGCGATGAGGCGAACCTCAAGCTCGCGGAGGTTGCGAAGACGCGCAAGCTGTTTCGTGATCTGCCAGCGAGCGATCGCATTGCAATCATCAAGCGCCGGCGTGAGATCGGCCGCCAGTTGATGGAGCGTCAACTCTCCGGCGCCGCGGTGGTGCCGGCCCACGTCCGTCTGAATCACACGCGTCTGAAGCCGTTGTTTGAACAATGGTGGCCGTACCTGAATCGCATGAGCGTCAACATGCAGCGCTTTGGCGATTCGACCTTCGGCGTGGAAGACAAAAAGTCCGTGAACAAGTTTTTCGACAAGCAGATCGACGCCATCGAGGCGCACGTCGAGGAAGTGACGCGCGTCACGGAAGGCTACCGTCAGCAGAAAGAGGCCGAGCTTCGCCAGGCTGGCGAATTTGTTTTCGAGCCGTCGATCCCGATGCCCGCGCTCGATATGCAGGTGGAGGTGTATTCGCGCTTTTCGATGCGCGTGCTGACGGCCATCACGAAGTTTGACCACGCGATGGATCACTTCGACTTCATGGTCTGGAACGGCATTCGGGACCAGTCGGATGTGGACGACGAAACGGTGCGCTTTCTGAAGAAGGTCAATCCGCTGGGCGTGCGCGGTTACATGACGCACCTGCGCCTGATGACGACGGTTCGCGGCCTTTAA
- a CDS encoding DUF4400 domain-containing protein, which produces MASRFGSHIRVWFLLVPVLAIAAMPAIPDRKLFEIPDAETESLVASVGQDRADAAIRSANDLFRRSFVDNGIVHRTLTASGNVGALNDGGFSSFAHTWTENFWLLAYRMIFRAMVMKMWIVGTLLFAFGMFIDGAARRKIKASAAGFVSPLSFHLAGHGLLLVTGTLFGVLVAPVPVLAGYWLAVAALLGALLWKAAESFQSSR; this is translated from the coding sequence ATGGCTAGCCGATTTGGTTCGCATATCAGAGTCTGGTTCCTGCTGGTCCCTGTGCTCGCGATCGCTGCGATGCCGGCGATCCCTGACCGCAAACTCTTCGAGATCCCTGACGCAGAAACGGAGTCGCTTGTCGCGTCGGTCGGGCAGGATAGGGCGGACGCCGCCATCCGGTCTGCGAACGACCTGTTCCGTCGCTCGTTCGTCGACAATGGCATCGTGCACCGCACGCTCACCGCGTCCGGCAATGTTGGTGCGCTGAACGACGGTGGATTTTCCAGCTTCGCCCACACGTGGACGGAAAATTTCTGGTTGTTGGCTTACCGGATGATATTCCGCGCGATGGTCATGAAGATGTGGATCGTCGGCACACTGCTGTTCGCGTTCGGCATGTTTATAGACGGAGCGGCGCGACGCAAGATCAAGGCTTCCGCCGCCGGTTTCGTCAGCCCGCTGTCTTTCCACCTGGCAGGTCATGGCCTGCTACTTGTAACAGGTACGCTGTTTGGCGTTCTCGTCGCGCCGGTTCCCGTGCTGGCCGGTTACTGGCTCGCGGTCGCCGCGCTTCTTGGCGCACTGCTCTGGAAGGCCGCAGAGTCATTCCAGTCATCCCGATAG